From a single Litorilinea aerophila genomic region:
- a CDS encoding rhamnulokinase, whose protein sequence is MAATAKFLAVDLGASNGRVLLAEWDGRRFHLQELHRFANGPVQVRGRQYWNALGLWQEIQQGLARYAARFHEAPAGVGIDTWGVDFALLDAHGHLLGNPVHYRDARTNGIPEVAFATVPSDEIFQQTGIQFMQINTLFQLFSMRHHGDPLLDQAETLLMMPDLFHYWLTGERVAEYTIASTSQLLHAVERRWATGLAARLRLPTQILPPIVEPGTVLGSVVPDVLAETGLQGPVPVIAPGSHDTASAVAAIPGLDERSVYISSGTWSLMGVEIPEPIITPTARALNFTNEGGVAGTIRLLKNIAGLWLLQECRRQWQREGREYSWEELLALAEQAPPFRSLVDPDAPDFLNPDNMVEAIRRYCRRSGQPVPEDVGSVVRCCLESLALRYRWVLDALEQLTGRRLEVVRIVGGGSQNRLLSQFAADACQRPVVTGPVEATALGNVMVQAIAAGHLANVAEGRSAIAASVAQERFEPGPVAGWEEAFGRFLQLAEGA, encoded by the coding sequence ATGGCTGCGACGGCGAAATTTCTGGCTGTAGATCTGGGTGCATCCAACGGACGGGTCTTGCTGGCCGAATGGGATGGCCGCCGATTTCACCTGCAGGAGTTACATCGCTTCGCCAACGGGCCGGTTCAGGTTCGAGGCCGCCAGTACTGGAATGCCCTGGGCCTATGGCAGGAGATCCAGCAGGGTCTGGCCCGCTATGCCGCCCGCTTCCATGAGGCGCCGGCCGGCGTGGGGATCGACACCTGGGGCGTGGACTTCGCGCTGTTGGATGCCCACGGCCATCTGCTGGGCAATCCGGTCCACTACCGGGATGCCCGCACCAACGGCATCCCCGAAGTGGCCTTCGCCACGGTCCCCAGCGACGAAATTTTCCAGCAGACCGGCATCCAGTTCATGCAGATCAACACCCTCTTCCAGCTCTTCAGCATGCGGCACCACGGGGACCCTCTGCTGGACCAGGCGGAGACCCTCCTGATGATGCCGGATCTGTTCCACTACTGGCTGACGGGAGAGCGGGTGGCCGAGTACACCATCGCCTCCACCAGCCAGCTCCTCCACGCGGTGGAGCGGCGTTGGGCCACCGGGCTGGCCGCGCGGCTGCGCCTGCCCACCCAGATCCTGCCCCCCATCGTAGAGCCGGGTACCGTGCTGGGTTCGGTGGTGCCGGACGTGCTGGCAGAGACAGGCCTGCAGGGACCGGTGCCGGTCATTGCGCCCGGCAGCCACGACACGGCCAGCGCGGTGGCGGCCATCCCCGGCCTGGACGAGCGCAGCGTCTACATCAGCAGCGGCACCTGGAGCCTGATGGGGGTGGAGATCCCAGAGCCCATCATCACCCCCACCGCCCGGGCGCTCAACTTCACCAACGAGGGCGGCGTGGCTGGCACCATCCGCCTGCTCAAGAATATCGCCGGCCTGTGGCTGTTGCAGGAGTGTCGCCGTCAGTGGCAGCGGGAAGGCCGGGAGTACAGTTGGGAGGAGCTCCTGGCCCTGGCCGAACAGGCGCCCCCCTTCCGCTCCCTGGTGGATCCGGATGCGCCCGACTTCCTGAACCCGGACAACATGGTGGAGGCCATCCGGCGCTACTGCCGGCGCAGCGGGCAGCCGGTACCCGAGGATGTGGGCAGCGTGGTGCGCTGTTGCCTGGAAAGCCTGGCCCTGCGCTATCGCTGGGTGTTGGACGCCCTGGAGCAGTTGACGGGACGTCGTCTGGAGGTAGTACGCATCGTGGGAGGCGGCAGCCAGAACCGGCTGCTCAGCCAGTTTGCCGCGGATGCCTGCCAGCGGCCGGTGGTGACGGGGCCGGTGGAGGCCACGGCGTTGGGCAACGTTATGGTCCAGGCCATCGCCGCCGGTCACCTGGCCAACGTGGCCGAAGGGCGGAGCGCCATTGCGGCCTCGGTGGCCCAGGAACGCTTCGAGCCGGGGCCGGTCGCCGGCTGGGAGGAGGCCTTCGGTCGTTTCTTGCAGCTGGCAGAAGGGGCGTGA
- a CDS encoding IS1096 element passenger TnpR family protein, producing MATRSRTISYGKCFLCGKPFAKNTISRHLKKCVHEHDSSPDRPVRLFHLSVQGRYAPAYWMHLEIPASTTLAKLDNFLRATWLECCGHLSAFTIDNVSYELDTGMVDAMWKDIFGAARPTASMKTRLDRVLSVGKTFLYEYDFGTTTELQLKVVGERKGSPPQKEVRVLARNYAPVYPCIKCQQPGRWLNVWSGGYETYCDTHAKKHKDWDEAFLPVVNSPRVGECGYIGPRDESLLFEEIAPER from the coding sequence ATGGCAACCCGATCCCGCACCATTTCCTATGGCAAATGCTTCCTATGCGGCAAACCATTTGCCAAAAACACCATCTCCCGCCATTTGAAGAAGTGTGTCCACGAGCATGACAGCAGCCCGGACCGCCCGGTACGTCTCTTCCATCTTTCCGTCCAGGGGCGCTATGCCCCCGCGTACTGGATGCATCTGGAGATCCCGGCCAGTACGACTCTGGCGAAGCTGGACAACTTCTTACGGGCCACCTGGCTGGAATGCTGCGGCCATTTGAGTGCCTTCACCATCGATAACGTCTCCTATGAATTGGACACCGGCATGGTGGATGCCATGTGGAAGGACATCTTTGGCGCCGCCCGCCCCACCGCAAGCATGAAAACCAGGCTGGACAGGGTGCTCTCGGTGGGCAAGACCTTTCTCTATGAATACGACTTCGGCACCACTACAGAACTACAGCTCAAGGTCGTGGGTGAACGGAAGGGCAGCCCGCCCCAGAAAGAGGTGCGGGTGTTGGCCCGCAATTATGCGCCGGTCTACCCCTGCATCAAGTGCCAGCAGCCGGGAAGGTGGTTGAACGTCTGGAGTGGAGGATACGAGACCTACTGCGATACCCATGCAAAGAAGCACAAAGATTGGGACGAGGCTTTTCTACCGGTGGTCAACTCACCCCGGGTGGGGGAGTGTGGTTACATCGGCCCTCGGGACGAGTCGCTCTTGTTTGAAGAGATCGCACCTGAACGCTGA
- the lysA gene encoding diaminopimelate decarboxylase, giving the protein MNHRRLELFPETTTVITPDDGLPTLAVAGCNLAELADRYGTPLYVLDQTTMDRAAAAYGAALKAHYPGPSGITFAGKALLCLAVAQWVQRQGLWLDCTGAGELHIAGAAGVARERLLVHGVNKSQEDLAMALARAGVVVVDNLTELTRIVTLARQATSPLPDLWLRVRPGVAVETHAYRQTGQEDSKFGMDGDEVMEAVALCQRHGLPLTGIHFHQGSQFRDPAPIGPALERVLDLVDLLRERQGWTPQVICPGGGWGVAYHEDELPHPAIVDYVAFIAQALVHGCQKRSLPLPRLHLEPGRSLVARAGVAVYRVGTVKRTAHRRWLLLDGGMADNPRPALYGARYSALPVQEPWRPPADLAWLAGPYCESGDVLIEGLPLPELAPGELVAVPVSGAYHLAMGSNYNGARRPAVVWVHQGQAHLIQRRESLEDLLRRDLPLP; this is encoded by the coding sequence ATGAACCACCGACGCCTGGAGCTTTTTCCGGAAACGACCACGGTCATCACCCCGGACGATGGCCTGCCCACCCTGGCCGTCGCCGGCTGTAATCTGGCAGAGCTGGCCGACCGCTACGGCACACCCCTCTACGTGTTGGACCAGACCACCATGGATCGAGCGGCCGCCGCTTATGGGGCAGCCCTGAAGGCCCACTACCCCGGCCCCAGCGGCATCACCTTTGCCGGAAAGGCGTTGCTCTGCCTGGCGGTGGCCCAGTGGGTGCAGCGCCAGGGCCTCTGGCTGGATTGTACGGGCGCGGGCGAGTTACACATCGCCGGGGCGGCCGGCGTGGCACGGGAGCGTCTGCTGGTTCACGGCGTCAACAAGAGCCAGGAGGACCTGGCCATGGCCCTGGCCCGGGCGGGTGTGGTGGTGGTGGACAACCTGACCGAGCTGACCCGCATTGTCACCCTGGCCCGGCAGGCTACGTCCCCCCTGCCCGACCTGTGGCTGCGGGTTCGCCCGGGCGTGGCGGTGGAGACCCATGCCTATCGCCAGACCGGACAGGAAGACAGCAAATTTGGCATGGACGGCGATGAGGTGATGGAGGCGGTGGCGCTGTGCCAGCGCCATGGCCTTCCCCTGACGGGCATCCACTTTCACCAGGGTTCCCAATTCCGGGATCCGGCCCCCATTGGCCCGGCCCTGGAGCGGGTGCTGGATCTGGTGGACCTGCTCCGAGAGCGACAGGGGTGGACGCCCCAGGTGATCTGTCCGGGGGGCGGTTGGGGCGTGGCCTACCACGAGGACGAGCTGCCCCATCCGGCCATCGTTGATTACGTGGCCTTCATCGCCCAGGCGCTGGTCCATGGCTGTCAGAAGCGTTCCCTGCCACTGCCCCGGCTTCACCTGGAGCCAGGCCGCAGTCTGGTGGCCCGGGCCGGCGTGGCCGTCTATCGGGTGGGAACGGTCAAGCGAACGGCCCACCGCCGCTGGCTGCTCCTGGACGGCGGCATGGCCGACAATCCCCGGCCCGCCCTTTACGGCGCGCGCTACTCGGCGCTGCCGGTCCAGGAGCCCTGGCGGCCGCCGGCGGACCTCGCCTGGCTGGCCGGCCCCTATTGCGAGAGCGGGGATGTCCTGATTGAAGGCTTGCCCCTGCCAGAGCTGGCCCCGGGCGAGCTGGTGGCGGTGCCGGTCAGCGGCGCCTACCACCTGGCCATGGGCAGCAACTACAACGGCGCCCGGCGCCCGGCCGTGGTGTGGGTGCACCAGGGCCAGGCCCATTTGATCCAGCGGCGTGAAAGCCTGGAGGATCTACTCCGCAGGGATCTTCCCCTCCCGTAG
- a CDS encoding DMT family transporter, with the protein MGTRLSGIQSQRGHRALTADERQGILYVVIAVFFFSTSPVLVRWAAASLSSYEITAGRMLCAGGVVLLLAWRLRQRLPGRQDWPRFAGYGLIAALHFGFYIASLEYTTIAHSLAIVYTAPIFVALFSWLFLNERLNRRQWGGTLLTVAGVAFLTGFEPTFDRRMWIGDLLALGSAICFGLYSVAGRSQRDRYPLFAYAGTVYALAGLWLLPAATLHFTPGGYTWQAVASVVALGLFPLGLGHTLYNAALRRVPATAANLIATQEVTGGILLGVLLLHEIPSMTSILGVLITLAGIVLVIL; encoded by the coding sequence GTGGGCACGCGACTTTCCGGCATCCAATCCCAGCGTGGCCACCGGGCTCTCACCGCCGACGAGCGGCAGGGCATCCTCTACGTGGTCATCGCCGTCTTCTTCTTCAGCACCAGCCCGGTGTTGGTCCGCTGGGCGGCGGCCAGCCTGAGCAGCTATGAGATCACGGCTGGCCGCATGCTCTGCGCAGGCGGGGTGGTGTTGCTGTTGGCCTGGCGCCTCCGCCAGCGGTTGCCCGGCCGCCAGGACTGGCCCCGCTTCGCCGGGTACGGCCTGATCGCCGCGCTGCACTTTGGCTTTTACATTGCCTCCCTGGAATACACCACCATCGCCCACAGCCTGGCCATCGTCTACACGGCGCCCATCTTTGTAGCCCTCTTTTCCTGGCTCTTTCTCAACGAACGCCTCAACCGGCGCCAATGGGGCGGGACGTTGCTCACCGTGGCAGGTGTGGCCTTTCTGACCGGCTTCGAGCCCACCTTCGATCGCCGCATGTGGATCGGCGATCTGCTGGCCCTGGGCAGCGCCATCTGCTTCGGGCTATACAGCGTGGCCGGCCGCAGCCAGCGGGATCGCTATCCCCTCTTTGCCTATGCCGGCACGGTCTACGCCCTGGCCGGACTGTGGTTGCTGCCGGCGGCCACCCTCCACTTCACGCCCGGTGGCTATACCTGGCAGGCGGTGGCCAGTGTGGTGGCCCTGGGCCTCTTCCCCCTGGGGCTGGGCCATACCCTGTACAACGCGGCCCTGCGTCGAGTGCCGGCCACGGCCGCCAACCTCATCGCCACCCAGGAGGTCACCGGCGGGATCTTGCTGGGCGTTCTCCTGCTCCACGAGATCCCCAGCATGACGAGCATCTTGGGCGTGCTGATCACCCTGGCGGGCATTGTGCTGGTGATCCTATGA
- a CDS encoding glycosyltransferase family 39 protein, with protein MRPTMPPTPPQSGRGIGVLLAIFVLLAGWTSVVVPPFETPDEIWHFAFIHHLATGQGLPVSEPNTQALWRQQGVQAPGYYLVAAALTSWIDQSDFPAIYRRANPHAAIGRPDAEANRNYLIHHRDEEWPWRGAILALHLARFFSVALGAVTIWAVYRTLALLLDGRQALLGAALVAFIPQFVFISAAASNDGAVNALAALVLWRLTSLIIAPIPGGERAIPRRELAVLGVLLGLAVLSKLSVLGLLGLTALAVIGLSWRARSWRLFWEGAWWTAAPALAIGGWWYVRNWQLYGDPLAWNIWQANILLRVEPADWRTIFGELESLERSFWGLFGWFNVPYPAPVYLLFRGLELLIAGGLLWAAIGRWRRGIRLRERDWAMLLLGLWGVVLLISWLRFMRIAPAAQGRYFFPAAPTLALGMVIGLGRWPLPGLGWGVATLLAGLSLLTPPLVIAPAYRPPPAQAHLAAELTPITARLGDAFIVQGVATQPDRLLPGQTATVTVAWKARQVPAEDYSIFVHLVDEDGLIVAQYDTMPGGGLYPTSQWHPGELRVERYLVRIPPTAYTPNQAHWAIGMYLPGDSATGVTAGHRLPVQVEAASPDLQATAVDDALRFGRVEIATPPGLTPNPLEIAFDDNITLAGYTLSRRRLRPGEPLTVTLYWRARGPIHGDYTTFVHLLDVGGQMHGGHDGRPVSPTQAWSPGQVVEDIHELVVSPQAPPGIYQLELGLYTWPDLDRLSLLASPGAEGADRFLLGPIQVEEARRD; from the coding sequence ATGCGTCCAACCATGCCGCCCACGCCACCCCAATCTGGCCGGGGGATCGGTGTGCTCCTGGCGATCTTTGTGCTGCTGGCCGGCTGGACCAGTGTGGTGGTTCCCCCCTTTGAGACGCCAGATGAGATCTGGCATTTCGCCTTCATCCACCACCTGGCCACTGGCCAGGGGCTGCCCGTTTCCGAGCCCAACACCCAGGCCCTCTGGCGACAACAGGGCGTCCAGGCGCCGGGGTACTACCTGGTGGCCGCGGCCTTGACCAGTTGGATAGACCAGAGCGACTTCCCCGCGATCTATCGGCGGGCCAATCCCCACGCCGCCATCGGCCGGCCGGACGCAGAGGCCAATCGCAATTACCTGATTCACCACCGGGATGAGGAATGGCCCTGGCGAGGGGCCATCCTGGCCCTGCATCTGGCTCGATTTTTCTCGGTGGCCCTGGGCGCGGTCACCATATGGGCCGTCTATCGAACCCTTGCCCTGCTCCTGGATGGCCGGCAGGCTCTGTTGGGTGCCGCCCTGGTGGCTTTCATCCCCCAGTTTGTTTTCATCAGCGCCGCTGCCAGCAACGACGGGGCCGTTAACGCGCTGGCAGCCCTGGTCCTTTGGCGGCTGACCAGCCTCATCATCGCTCCCATTCCCGGCGGAGAAAGGGCCATCCCCCGTCGAGAGCTGGCCGTCCTGGGCGTTCTGCTGGGGCTGGCCGTGCTCAGCAAGTTGAGCGTGTTGGGCCTGTTGGGGTTGACGGCCCTGGCCGTGATCGGCCTGAGCTGGCGGGCGCGCTCCTGGCGTCTCTTTTGGGAAGGCGCCTGGTGGACGGCGGCGCCAGCCCTGGCCATCGGCGGCTGGTGGTATGTGCGCAACTGGCAACTCTACGGCGATCCCCTGGCCTGGAACATTTGGCAGGCCAACATCCTGCTCCGGGTGGAGCCGGCCGACTGGCGCACCATCTTCGGGGAGCTGGAAAGCCTGGAACGTTCCTTCTGGGGCCTGTTCGGCTGGTTCAATGTCCCCTACCCGGCGCCGGTCTATCTGCTGTTCCGAGGGCTGGAACTGCTGATCGCTGGTGGACTCCTGTGGGCGGCTATCGGGCGCTGGCGACGGGGCATCCGGCTAAGGGAGCGGGATTGGGCCATGCTCCTGCTGGGGCTGTGGGGGGTGGTACTCCTGATCTCCTGGCTGCGCTTCATGCGCATTGCGCCAGCGGCCCAGGGGCGGTACTTCTTTCCCGCAGCGCCGACCCTGGCCCTGGGCATGGTCATCGGTCTGGGACGCTGGCCGCTCCCGGGACTGGGCTGGGGAGTGGCGACGCTCCTGGCCGGCTTGAGCCTGCTCACGCCGCCACTGGTCATCGCGCCGGCCTACCGGCCGCCTCCTGCCCAGGCGCACCTGGCCGCAGAGTTGACGCCCATCACGGCACGGCTGGGGGATGCCTTCATCGTACAGGGCGTGGCCACCCAGCCCGACCGGCTCCTGCCGGGCCAGACCGCGACGGTGACCGTGGCGTGGAAGGCCCGCCAGGTCCCCGCCGAGGATTACTCCATTTTTGTTCATCTGGTGGATGAGGACGGCCTGATCGTGGCCCAGTATGACACCATGCCCGGCGGCGGCCTCTACCCCACCAGCCAGTGGCATCCAGGGGAACTCCGGGTGGAGCGATACCTGGTCCGGATCCCCCCCACGGCCTACACGCCCAACCAGGCCCACTGGGCCATCGGCATGTACCTTCCGGGGGATTCGGCCACGGGCGTCACAGCCGGCCATCGTCTGCCAGTGCAGGTGGAGGCCGCTTCACCCGACCTGCAGGCGACAGCCGTTGATGATGCGCTCCGTTTTGGCCGGGTGGAAATCGCCACGCCGCCTGGCCTCACGCCCAATCCCCTGGAGATTGCCTTCGATGACAACATCACCCTGGCGGGCTACACCCTATCCCGGCGTCGCCTGCGCCCTGGTGAGCCCCTGACCGTGACCCTGTACTGGCGGGCCCGGGGGCCCATCCACGGCGACTACACCACCTTCGTCCATCTGCTGGATGTCGGCGGCCAGATGCACGGCGGCCACGACGGCCGTCCGGTGTCCCCCACCCAGGCGTGGTCGCCGGGCCAGGTGGTGGAGGATATCCATGAGCTGGTGGTCTCTCCCCAGGCGCCGCCCGGCATCTACCAGTTGGAGCTGGGCCTGTACACCTGGCCGGATCTGGACCGCCTTTCTTTGCTGGCCAGTCCTGGGGCCGAAGGGGCCGACCGCTTCCTGCTGGGCCCCATCCAGGTGGAAGAAGCCCGAAGGGATTAG
- a CDS encoding glycosyltransferase family 2 protein — MTTRLPQWYHQATRPREVQRIGPDGKHYTISVIVPTRNEAANLLPVLVRAAPHADELLVVDGHSSDGTREIAQACGARVILDDGRGKGAAIRCGIREARGDILVFMDADGSHNPDDIPALIQPIVEGRADHVSGSRMLGGSDELHATIHQFVRLFGSQVITLSINYTQNVRLTDCQNGFRALRREVALDLDLQEDITTIEQEMIIKTLRRGYRLVEVATHEYVRANGESNFRVIDVWQRYLYSLFYYLFVWRPPKHNGRAPAPRSQP, encoded by the coding sequence GTGACAACCCGGTTGCCCCAGTGGTATCATCAGGCCACCCGGCCCCGAGAAGTGCAGCGTATCGGGCCGGACGGCAAACACTACACCATTTCAGTCATCGTGCCCACCCGCAATGAAGCGGCCAACCTCCTGCCGGTGCTGGTGCGGGCAGCCCCCCACGCCGACGAGCTGCTGGTGGTGGACGGCCACAGCAGCGATGGAACCCGGGAAATCGCCCAGGCCTGCGGCGCCCGGGTCATCCTGGACGACGGACGGGGCAAAGGGGCGGCCATCCGCTGTGGCATTCGGGAAGCCCGGGGAGATATCCTGGTCTTCATGGACGCGGACGGCTCCCACAACCCGGATGACATTCCAGCCCTGATCCAGCCCATTGTCGAAGGCCGGGCCGACCACGTCTCTGGCTCACGCATGCTGGGCGGCAGCGATGAACTTCACGCCACTATCCACCAATTTGTCCGCCTCTTTGGCAGCCAGGTCATCACCCTGAGCATCAACTACACCCAGAACGTGCGCCTGACCGACTGTCAGAACGGGTTTCGGGCCCTGCGCCGGGAAGTCGCCCTGGACCTGGATCTGCAGGAGGACATCACCACCATCGAGCAGGAGATGATCATCAAAACCCTGCGCCGGGGCTATCGCCTGGTGGAGGTGGCCACCCACGAGTATGTGCGCGCCAACGGCGAATCCAACTTCCGGGTCATCGACGTGTGGCAGCGCTATCTCTACAGCCTGTTCTACTACCTCTTCGTGTGGCGTCCGCCCAAGCACAACGGACGGGCACCCGCGCCCCGCTCCCAGCCATAA
- a CDS encoding MazG family protein, whose product MPSPFTSPTGPALPEFTQAEITILGLGPGDPGGLTLAGWQALQQAARILLRTRQHPCVDFLAAHFSLESCDDLYETHEDFADIYSAIVERVLSAARPGERVVYAVPGHPWVGEATTPRILAAAQEQGRSVQVLGAESFVVPSLAAVGVDIMDGGQVVDAMILARQHHPQVEVGLPLLVGQIYARWLASDVKLTLMNAYPDDHPVTLIYRAGTREQRTATMPLHALDQHEDFDHLTSLYLPPLHHGSFTALQEIVAHLRAPEGCPWDQEQTLESLRQDLLGECAEVLEAIDMEAAGEENGAHIAEELGDVLLVATMMVQIATEEGRFKMADVIRPLLEKLIRRHPHVFGDTVLGDAGVDAVDQVLTNWEQIKAAERAARGEIRSGPLDGIPAHLPALEKARKLQSRAERAGLLAPDTVASEVAALFSPNPDAQAVGERLWALVAFARQHGINPEDALRTYLVQFRQRHGS is encoded by the coding sequence ATGCCGTCACCATTCACCTCACCAACTGGCCCGGCGTTGCCGGAATTCACCCAGGCTGAGATCACCATCCTGGGGCTGGGCCCCGGTGATCCAGGTGGTCTCACCCTGGCAGGGTGGCAGGCCCTGCAGCAGGCCGCCCGGATCCTGCTGCGGACCCGTCAGCATCCCTGTGTCGATTTCCTGGCAGCCCACTTTTCTTTGGAAAGCTGCGACGACCTCTACGAGACCCACGAGGACTTTGCGGACATTTACTCGGCCATCGTGGAACGGGTGCTGTCCGCAGCCCGTCCGGGCGAGCGCGTGGTCTACGCGGTGCCGGGCCATCCCTGGGTTGGTGAAGCCACCACGCCCCGCATTCTGGCTGCGGCCCAGGAACAGGGACGCTCGGTCCAGGTTCTGGGCGCGGAAAGTTTCGTCGTCCCCTCCCTGGCGGCCGTCGGCGTGGACATCATGGATGGCGGCCAGGTGGTGGATGCCATGATCTTGGCCCGGCAGCACCATCCCCAGGTGGAGGTAGGCCTGCCGCTCCTGGTGGGGCAGATCTATGCCCGCTGGCTGGCTTCCGACGTGAAGCTGACCCTGATGAATGCCTACCCCGACGATCATCCGGTGACCCTGATCTACCGGGCCGGCACCCGGGAGCAGCGGACCGCCACCATGCCCCTCCATGCCCTGGACCAGCACGAGGATTTCGACCATCTGACCAGCCTCTACCTGCCGCCTCTCCATCACGGGAGTTTTACCGCCCTGCAGGAGATCGTGGCCCACCTGCGGGCGCCGGAGGGCTGCCCCTGGGATCAGGAACAGACCCTGGAGAGCCTGCGCCAGGACCTGTTGGGGGAATGTGCCGAGGTATTGGAGGCCATCGACATGGAGGCAGCGGGCGAGGAGAATGGCGCCCATATCGCCGAGGAGTTGGGCGATGTGCTGCTGGTGGCCACCATGATGGTGCAGATCGCTACAGAGGAGGGCCGCTTTAAGATGGCCGACGTGATCCGTCCCCTGCTGGAGAAGCTGATTCGCCGCCATCCCCACGTCTTCGGCGACACCGTCCTGGGCGACGCCGGGGTGGATGCGGTGGATCAGGTGTTGACCAACTGGGAGCAGATCAAGGCGGCGGAGCGGGCCGCCAGGGGCGAAATCCGCAGCGGGCCCCTGGACGGCATCCCGGCCCACCTGCCCGCCCTGGAAAAGGCCCGCAAGCTCCAGTCCCGGGCCGAGCGGGCCGGGCTACTGGCCCCGGACACGGTGGCATCCGAAGTGGCAGCCCTCTTCAGCCCCAATCCCGACGCCCAGGCGGTGGGCGAGCGGCTGTGGGCGCTGGTGGCCTTTGCCCGCCAACATGGCATCAACCCAGAGGATGCCCTGCGCACCTACCTGGTCCAGTTCCGCCAGCGCCATGGAAGCTGA
- a CDS encoding ABC transporter permease yields the protein MAVAEQSLKPNVAALQGKSRSPWSDAWRSLLHNRAATIAGAFIILLTLLALLADYINPYTLQGFSAELARTNQPAYAKQTLQDNNAPPGALSKNPNLEGFVYVLGADQLGRDLLTRTLYGTRISLAVAVVAATVSLVIGLTYGLISGYAGGRIDELMMRIVDFLYGLPIIIVVILMQVYFKAVARRGDATGFVGFILDINQALGGLLFVFIAIGALNWIGMARIARGQTLAYKEKEFVEAARAIGDRPHHILFRHLLPNILGPCIVQETLQIPGYILTEAFLSFIGLGVDAPTPSWGIMLNEGYQSIRSSPHITFVPAVALTLTVLAFNFLGDGLRDAFDPRQRSE from the coding sequence TTGGCTGTCGCAGAACAGAGCTTAAAACCGAACGTGGCTGCGCTGCAGGGCAAGTCCCGCAGCCCATGGAGCGATGCCTGGCGCAGCCTTCTCCATAACCGGGCGGCCACCATCGCAGGGGCCTTCATCATCCTGTTGACCCTGCTGGCCCTGCTGGCCGACTACATCAACCCCTACACCCTGCAAGGCTTCAGCGCCGAGCTGGCCCGCACCAACCAGCCCGCCTACGCCAAACAGACCCTGCAGGACAACAACGCGCCACCGGGCGCGCTTTCCAAGAACCCGAACCTGGAAGGATTTGTCTACGTCCTGGGGGCTGACCAGCTGGGCCGGGATCTTCTGACCCGCACCTTGTATGGGACCCGCATCTCCCTGGCGGTGGCTGTGGTGGCTGCCACGGTGAGCCTGGTCATCGGCCTCACCTACGGCCTCATCTCTGGCTATGCCGGGGGACGCATCGACGAATTGATGATGCGCATCGTGGACTTTCTCTACGGTCTGCCCATCATCATCGTCGTGATCCTGATGCAGGTCTACTTCAAGGCGGTGGCCCGCCGTGGGGATGCCACGGGCTTCGTGGGCTTTATCCTGGACATCAACCAGGCCCTGGGCGGGTTGCTCTTCGTCTTCATCGCCATCGGCGCGCTGAACTGGATCGGCATGGCCCGGATCGCCCGGGGGCAGACCCTGGCCTACAAGGAAAAGGAATTTGTGGAAGCAGCCCGGGCCATCGGCGACCGGCCGCACCACATCCTTTTCCGCCACCTCCTGCCCAACATTTTGGGTCCCTGTATCGTCCAGGAAACCCTGCAGATCCCGGGCTACATTCTGACCGAGGCGTTTCTGAGCTTCATTGGCCTGGGCGTGGACGCGCCCACACCTAGCTGGGGCATCATGCTCAACGAGGGGTATCAGTCCATCCGCTCGTCACCCCACATCACCTTTGTGCCGGCGGTGGCGCTGACGCTGACGGTCCTGGCTTTTAACTTCCTGGGAGATGGGCTGCGGGATGCGTTCGATCCCCGACAGCGGAGTGAATGA